Genomic window (Candidatus Dadabacteria bacterium):
AAATCTTCAGATTTTCCCTTCCCGAAGAAACCCCGGCGAAAATGCGGGAACTGATGGAATGGTTCAGGGAAAATATTGAATCTCATCCGGCTTCAATAGCGTCTTTTCTGGCGGAGCTGCATCACCGGTTCATTCTTATTCATCCTTTTGACGACGGCAACGGCCGCATAGTGCGCTTATGGATAAACTATGCTCTTATGCGGTTCGGCTACCCTCCTGTTGTCATCAAAAGCGAAGACAGGGAGGGCTATATTTCCGCCATCCAGAAAGCGGATACAGGGAATATCGAAGCGCTTGCCGTTTATCTTGGCAAAAGCCTGATCTCGTGGCTTGAGATCGGGGTCAAGGCGGCGAAGGGAGAGGATATAAGCGAACCCCGAGATGTTGACAAAGAGATTGATATTTTTATCAAGGTAGAAAAAGCCAGAGGGTTAAAGGATGTAAGACCCCTGTCAAGGGGAGACATAGAAGAAATATATGAGCAGTTCTGGATAACCCTTCTTGGAGTATTTGAAAATCAATTCAAGCAGTTTGATGAACTTTTTTACTCAAGCAGGGTTTCCTTTAAACCGAGCGATTATGAAAGGACGCTTCCCGGGTATACGTTGGAGGAAAAGCTCAAAGAATATATAAGAAGGTGGGGAGAAGGAGAAGAAAGCAAACCGTTTGGATTAGAGGTTTTGTATGAAAATTACAAGGCATCTGAAACATTTGGGATGAAAGCAGAGTTGCTGATAAGAAAAAGACCCAGTGATTTTGAATACCGGATGAGAACAAAGGCTGAGCCAAGCGACTTAGCAACGTTAAAAGAAAGAAAAGACAGGCATGTGTGGAAAGATTCAGAAATAAGGGAATTTGTGGCGGAAGGAAAAAAGGATTTTCTCGAAATTCTGAAGAAGATGGCGGAAAAGACAGAAGAATGACAGTTCAGACTTAATCCCTACCTTTACCCAAAGACAGGATAATAGTATATAATCTCCTAGAATATCCATGTGAATCCCCGGAGGAAAGAAAAATGAAAATAATGTCCTGGCTCGATTCGGAAGATTACTGGTACATGAACTCCTTAAGCGAGCAGAACAAGGAAATTAACTACTACGGCTACGTGATGGAAGTCGGAGACGAGGAAGATTCGAGCAAGGCAAAAATCATGGTGATTGAACTGCAGAGCGTTAAGCTCGCGGTGGGATACATTGTTTCTCTTAGCATGGATTTGAGCGGGCAGATAGACATAGGTTTTATCTGCCAGGAAAGGCCGGATAAGGACATACCGTTTTCGTGCAAACTCTCCGGGGAGGTTAAAAACCTTACCTACGCTGGAGATGATCTTCAGAAAATAGAATACGCGGGGCTTGCGCTTGAAAAGTTCTACCAGAACAAGGGAGCAAAATTTTCTCTTCTGGATCTTCGCCCCAAGTCTGAGCAGAATCTGGACATGCCCTGACCAGGCCTCTGGCGGGCACAGAAACTCCGGAGCGGAAATAAAATGTCAGAAAAGAAAAAGATAGTTCTCGCCTATTCCGGGGGGCTTGACACCTCCGTGATTCTAAAGTGGCTTGTAAACGAGTACGACTCCGATGTCATAGCCTACGTGGCTGACATAGGACAGAAAGAGGACTTGCAGGAGGCGGAGCGGAAAGCCTGGGATACCGGAGCGTGCGCGGTATTCATCGAAGACCTAAGAGACGAGTTCGTAAGGGACTACGTTTTCCCCGCGATAAGCGCAAACGCCGTGTATGAGGGCAGTTATCTTCTGGGCACATCCATAGCGCGTCCCCTTATAGCGAAAAGGCAGATTGAGATAGCAAAGCGCGAGGGGGCCTTCGCGGTTTCCCACGGAGCTACGGGCAAGGGAAACGACCAGGTCCGCTTCGAACTTACCTTCTACGCTCTGCACCCCGACATAAAGATCATAGCCCCTTGGCGCGAGTGGGATTTCAGATCAAGAACCGATCTTGTGAATTACGCAAGGGAAAACGGAATAGACGTCACGGTGACCGAGAAAAAACCCTACAGCTGCGACCGCAATCTTCTTCATACAAGTTATGAGGGAGGAATCCTGGAGGACCCTTGGGCAGAGCCTCCCGAGGATATGTTCGAGATGACGGTTTCTCCCGAAGCGGCTCCCGACCGACCGGTCTATGTGGAAATCGGATTTGAAGGGGGTATTCCCGTTTCGGTTGACGGAGAGGGGCTTTCTCCCTCGGCGCTTCTTGGCTGCCTGAACGATGTCGCCGGAGCAAACGGCGTCGGGAGGGTAGACATTGTTGAAAACAGGTTCGTCGGCATGAAGTCAAGGGGGGTGTACGAGACCCCGGGCGGCACGGTTCTTCACGTAGCGCACAGGGCTCTTGAGTCGATCACCATGGACAGGGAAGTGATGCGTCTTCGGGATTCCCTGATTCCGAAGATATCGGAAATTATCTACTACGGTTTCTGGTTTTCCCCCGAGATGGAAATGCTGAGCGCCGCCATCCAACAGAGCCAGAAGAACGTAAGCGGCACGGTAAGGCTCAAGTTTTACAAGGGGAACGTCACAGTCTGCGGGAGAAAGTCTCCGAATTCGCTTTACAGCGAGAATCTGGCCACTTTCGAGGAGGATTCAGTTTACGACCAGTCAGACGCTACCGGGTTCATAAGGCTGAACTCCCTCCGCCTTTCCATGAAAAAACTTCTTGAGAGCAAATAGCCCTTTTGCGGATGAAAACGGATCAATTCAACTACGATCTTCCCAGCCGGCTGATCGCCCAGTACCCGCTTTCTGAGCGCAGCTCCTCAAGGCTCCTTGTGGTTGACAGGAAAACGCAGGGTTTTTCCCACGCCAGGTTCTCTGATCTTAGGAATTTGCTCCGCCCCGGCGACCTCATGATTCTTAACAACACGAGGGTTATTCCCGCGAGGCTTACTGGGCACGTGGAACGAAGGGGGGCCGTGGAGTTTCTCCTTACGGAGAAAAAGGATGAGACCCGGTGGAAGGTGCTTTTTAAGAATCCGGCCGAGGGTCTTCGGGTCTCCCTTGACGGAGGGGTGTCGGGCAGCCTTGAGAGGGAACCCGATAAAAGCTGGACGATAAGATTCAGTGAACCCGTCGAGCGGGTCATCAGCAGCGCGGGCCGGATGCCGCTTCCACCCTACATAGGAAGAGAACCCGAGCCTTCGGATAAAAAGACCTATCAGACTGTTTACGCGACCGAGGAGGGAGCGGTCGCCGCTCCGACGGCCGGGCTTCATTTCGACCCTGAACTTATCTCGGATCTTTGCGAAAAGGGCGTTCTGATGAAGCATGTCACTCTGCATGTGGGGGAGGGAACCTTCAGGCCCGTAAAGGAAGAGCTTATCGATAACCACGCAATGCATTCAGAACGCGTCTCGGTTCCACGGGAGACCGCAGAGGCGGTAAACGAAGCCAAGGCGCAGAAAAGAAGGATTATTTCCGTGGGGACCACGGTTACGAGGGCCCTTGAGTCGGCAGAGGGAGACATCGGGGAGATGCGGCCTTTTTCCGGAAGGACGGATCTTTTTATAAAACCTCCTTACAAATTCCGGTTTGTAGACGTTCTGATAACCAATTTCCATATGCCCCGCTCAACCCTTCTCATGCTTGTCTCCGCGTTCTGCGGCACAAGGGATCTGGCCCTTGCCGCTTATGAGGAGGCGATATCGCGTGGTTACAGGTTTTTGAGTTACGGCGACTCGATGATGATAGTGTGAGGGGTTTTTAACTTTGTACGTCCTCGGGTTTGTTTTTGTACATTATCAGGCGGAATTGTTATACTCTTGGGAAAAATGTTTTTCTTCAATCAATTTCCTAGGAGGAAAATAGCAGATGGCGACAGTAGTTACGGGAGCGACCGGGTTTATAGGATCGCATATAACCAGAAAGCTGGTTGAGAGAGGAGACCGGGTCAAGGTTCTTGTCAGAAAGACAAGCAATACTAAAAACATAGATTCTCTCGACATTGAGAAGGTTTACGGAGATGTTGGAGATCTGGATTCTCTTAAGGCCGCTTTCTCCGGATGCGACACGCTTTTCCATACGGCTGGGTTCGTGTCGTTTAAGAAATCGGATCACCAGAAAATGCTGGATATTAACGTGCGTGGTGCTTCGAATGTTCTCTCCGCCGCCATGGACGTGGGCGTATCCAAGGTTGTTTTCACAAGCAGCGTGGCTGCTATCGGGGTCGAGCGGGACGGTTCCCCGGTAACCGAATCCACCCAGTACGATCTATACTCCGATGGGATAGGGTACATGAACTGCAAGTATCTTGCGGAAAGAGAGGCGAAGAGCTTCAGCGAAAAGGGCCTTCCGGTGGTTATAACGAACCCTTCGGTGGTTCTCGGCGCGGGGGATATCTATCTTTCAAGTTCGGGATCGGTTCTGTGGTTCTGCAAGAAAAGATTCCCTGGTTACATGGACGGCACCTTTAACCTTGTCGACGTTGAAGACGTTGCGAACGGACACCTGCTCGCGGAGAAGAACGGAAAGCCCGGAGAGCGCTACATACTCGCAAACGAGAACGTCAATGTGCGGGGTTATTTCGCCCTTCTAGAAGAGATAACCGGCGTCTCCGCTCCCAAGATCAAGATTCCCTACGTGTTTGCTTACACCACTGCGTTTCTACTTGAGAGGGTTCTGGGACTCGGATTTCCGAATTATTCCACGCTCGACATCGATTCCATAAAGCTTTCAAGGTATAACTGGCATGCTGACAATTCAAAGGCCGTAAGGGAACTCGGATTCACGGTGACTCCGATCGAGCAGACTATACGGAAGACCGTGGAGTGGTTCAGGGAAAACGGCTATCTGAAGTAAGAAAGGGAGCAAAGTGGCGGCAAACAGTTTCGGAAGATTTTTCAGAATTACCAC
Coding sequences:
- a CDS encoding Fic family protein, whose protein sequence is MSLAETDKHIQGLYEEWSSLQPLSRENDERLWEKIRLEWNYNSNRIEGNTLTYSETELLLIHGRAEGGHPLRDYEEMKAHNVGISKVREFAEDKEYCLTEADIRSLNLIILKEPFWKEAKTPDGQPTRKQILPGQYKNQPNHVRTATGEIFRFSLPEETPAKMRELMEWFRENIESHPASIASFLAELHHRFILIHPFDDGNGRIVRLWINYALMRFGYPPVVIKSEDREGYISAIQKADTGNIEALAVYLGKSLISWLEIGVKAAKGEDISEPRDVDKEIDIFIKVEKARGLKDVRPLSRGDIEEIYEQFWITLLGVFENQFKQFDELFYSSRVSFKPSDYERTLPGYTLEEKLKEYIRRWGEGEESKPFGLEVLYENYKASETFGMKAELLIRKRPSDFEYRMRTKAEPSDLATLKERKDRHVWKDSEIREFVAEGKKDFLEILKKMAEKTEE
- the queA gene encoding tRNA preQ1(34) S-adenosylmethionine ribosyltransferase-isomerase QueA — its product is MKTDQFNYDLPSRLIAQYPLSERSSSRLLVVDRKTQGFSHARFSDLRNLLRPGDLMILNNTRVIPARLTGHVERRGAVEFLLTEKKDETRWKVLFKNPAEGLRVSLDGGVSGSLEREPDKSWTIRFSEPVERVISSAGRMPLPPYIGREPEPSDKKTYQTVYATEEGAVAAPTAGLHFDPELISDLCEKGVLMKHVTLHVGEGTFRPVKEELIDNHAMHSERVSVPRETAEAVNEAKAQKRRIISVGTTVTRALESAEGDIGEMRPFSGRTDLFIKPPYKFRFVDVLITNFHMPRSTLLMLVSAFCGTRDLALAAYEEAISRGYRFLSYGDSMMIV
- a CDS encoding argininosuccinate synthase, with the protein product MSEKKKIVLAYSGGLDTSVILKWLVNEYDSDVIAYVADIGQKEDLQEAERKAWDTGACAVFIEDLRDEFVRDYVFPAISANAVYEGSYLLGTSIARPLIAKRQIEIAKREGAFAVSHGATGKGNDQVRFELTFYALHPDIKIIAPWREWDFRSRTDLVNYARENGIDVTVTEKKPYSCDRNLLHTSYEGGILEDPWAEPPEDMFEMTVSPEAAPDRPVYVEIGFEGGIPVSVDGEGLSPSALLGCLNDVAGANGVGRVDIVENRFVGMKSRGVYETPGGTVLHVAHRALESITMDREVMRLRDSLIPKISEIIYYGFWFSPEMEMLSAAIQQSQKNVSGTVRLKFYKGNVTVCGRKSPNSLYSENLATFEEDSVYDQSDATGFIRLNSLRLSMKKLLESK
- a CDS encoding SDR family oxidoreductase encodes the protein MATVVTGATGFIGSHITRKLVERGDRVKVLVRKTSNTKNIDSLDIEKVYGDVGDLDSLKAAFSGCDTLFHTAGFVSFKKSDHQKMLDINVRGASNVLSAAMDVGVSKVVFTSSVAAIGVERDGSPVTESTQYDLYSDGIGYMNCKYLAEREAKSFSEKGLPVVITNPSVVLGAGDIYLSSSGSVLWFCKKRFPGYMDGTFNLVDVEDVANGHLLAEKNGKPGERYILANENVNVRGYFALLEEITGVSAPKIKIPYVFAYTTAFLLERVLGLGFPNYSTLDIDSIKLSRYNWHADNSKAVRELGFTVTPIEQTIRKTVEWFRENGYLK